The nucleotide sequence GCCGGGCCCAATCGTAATCGGCTGAAAAACAGTGAATGACGCCTCCGTGCCGATAGCCCGATTCCGCCCGAATCAGATCGTAGACCTCCTGATGCGCCTCGCGGTCATGAATAATCACCGGCAGACCCAGTTCCCCGGCAAGATTAAGCTGGCGAGCAAAGGCTCGGCGCTGTACCGGACGGGGCGAATGGTCTCGGTAAAAATCAAGGCCGATTTCCCCATAGGCCACTACCTTCTCGGCTGCGGCCAGAGATGATAACCGAGAATAAAGGGTCTCGTCGGCGCTTTGGCTGTCATGCGGATGAATACCGATCGCCGCGTAGATACCGGGGTACTTGTGGGCCAGTTCCAGAGCCCGAATGGAATCGTTGAGGTCAGTCCCGACAACCAGCATTCCTTCCACCCCGGCCATCTGAGCCCTGGCAATCACGGCCTCGAGGTCCTCCGCAAAGGCGCTCAGATTTAAATGACAGTGCGAATCAAACAGGCGCATCCTTAAAAATATCTCAACCCCGTTCACTGGGCTCTTTGAACTGTTCAAATTTTTTGACGAATTCAGCCAGGGCGGCGGCGCTCAGGCGACAGAGTTCGCCGCCTTTTTCGGCACCGGCCCAAGCTGGATCGCCCCAGACGCCGCCAGGCCAGCAGGCCTGCTTGTCACGAACCAGAATATAATCAGGAAAATTCGGAAATTCACGAGGCGAAGTGCCCTTGACCAATTTCGGGAAAAGGTACTGAATCCGAGAGGTTTCGACCTCGCCGGCATGAGCGTCGCCCAAGGTTTGAATCAGCTCTCGACCCGCCTGCAGACAAAAATCATACTCATTGATTACCGCCACGCGAATATCAGTAAAAGCCGTCAGCATCTCTTCTCCGACCTCAACTAAGGCTCCGATATGGGTTTTGCCGGCATGACCGGAGATCAGAATGAAATTCCTCAGCCCTTGTTTGTAATAACCCCTGATCAGGTCTCGAACCAAAGCGCGAAAACTATCCGGCCCGACGCCCACGGTTCCCGGATGCTCGGAAGTACTGCGGCAGATGCCATAGTGCAGCGGGGGCGCGACAAAGGTCGCATGTAGAGCGGCCGCCATCTTCACGACCGCGTCAACCTGCATGGTATCGGTATCCAGAGGCAAATGTCGGCCATGCTCCTCGGTCGAACCAAAAGGCAGAAAAATCGTGCGGGTCCGCTCCAGGCCGGCAGCAAATTCGGTCATGGTCATTTCAGCGATAATCAAATCTTTCACCTGATGTTCATGCAATTGAAAAAATTTTCCCTTGTAAGGGCAATCCTTCGGCACCGGGCTTTGGTAGCAGAACTTAGCGAAAGAGACAACCTTAAAATGAAAATGGGAATATGTTGGCGGCAATCAGCGACAATTTTTAGTGACGGTTGGTTTACAGCAACTATCCATGTCAATTTTATGTTTTACGCGTTTAGACCGGAAATCATACGGAAGCGATCATTTTTCTTTTCCTTATTCATTACCAAAGTATTCTAGATTGTTATTGCAGTCCGGCCGGAGCTATGATAATGAGCGCCCTTAATTTTATTTTCGGTCGTCCGCGAAAAACAAAAACGATTAATTTAAATTTGCAGAACATGCCGGAGAGAGCTATGCTTACCCTGTCGTCCCGTGTCCAAGAAATCAAACCCTCCCCGACCCTGGCCATCGACGCCAAAGCCAAGGCCCTACAGTCGGAAGGAGTTGATGTCGTCAATTTCGGCGCCGGTGAGCCCGACTTCGACACCCCGGACAATATTAAAGAAGCCGGAATCAAGGCCATTCGCGACGGCTTCACCAACTATACTCCGGTCCCTGGAATTCCCCAGCTCAGAAAGGCCATCGCCGCCAAGCTTAAACGCGAAAACCGGCTGGATTACCAGATGGAGGAGATTATCGTCTCCTGCGGGGGCAAACATTCATTCTACAATCTGGCTCAGGCTCTGCTCAATCCCGGGGATGAAGTCGTCATTCCGGCTCCGTACTGGGTTTCCTACCCCCCCATGGTTTCGCTGGCGGGCGGGGTGCCGGTGATTATCGCAACCGGCGAGGAAACCTCATTCAAGATTTCAGCCGCACAACTGGCAAAGGCCATCACCCCGAGGACCCGGGCGGTGGTTATCAACTCTCCTTCCAATCCCACCGGTGCGGCCTATACCTTCGCCGAACTTAAAGCCTTGGCGGAAGTGGTGGTGGAAAATGACATTCTTCTGATCAGCGACGAAATTTATGAACATATCGTCTACGATAATTTTTCACAGCACAGCCCGGCTGAGATCAGTCCCGAGGTTAGGCGGCGCTGTATTATTATCAACGGAGCCTCGA is from Pseudomonadota bacterium and encodes:
- a CDS encoding creatininase family protein produces the protein MIIAEMTMTEFAAGLERTRTIFLPFGSTEEHGRHLPLDTDTMQVDAVVKMAAALHATFVAPPLHYGICRSTSEHPGTVGVGPDSFRALVRDLIRGYYKQGLRNFILISGHAGKTHIGALVEVGEEMLTAFTDIRVAVINEYDFCLQAGRELIQTLGDAHAGEVETSRIQYLFPKLVKGTSPREFPNFPDYILVRDKQACWPGGVWGDPAWAGAEKGGELCRLSAAALAEFVKKFEQFKEPSERG
- a CDS encoding TatD family deoxyribonuclease, translating into MRLFDSHCHLNLSAFAEDLEAVIARAQMAGVEGMLVVGTDLNDSIRALELAHKYPGIYAAIGIHPHDSQSADETLYSRLSSLAAAEKVVAYGEIGLDFYRDHSPRPVQRRAFARQLNLAGELGLPVIIHDREAHQEVYDLIRAESGYRHGGVIHCFSADYDWARRFVDLGFAISLPGTITYPRSQVQAEVARKLSLDDLLLETDAPFLSPVPYRGKRNEPAYVGYVAAAVAGLKKLDPEEVAARTSANCGRVFNLDV
- a CDS encoding pyridoxal phosphate-dependent aminotransferase translates to MLTLSSRVQEIKPSPTLAIDAKAKALQSEGVDVVNFGAGEPDFDTPDNIKEAGIKAIRDGFTNYTPVPGIPQLRKAIAAKLKRENRLDYQMEEIIVSCGGKHSFYNLAQALLNPGDEVVIPAPYWVSYPPMVSLAGGVPVIIATGEETSFKISAAQLAKAITPRTRAVVINSPSNPTGAAYTFAELKALAEVVVENDILLISDEIYEHIVYDNFSQHSPAEISPEVRRRCIIINGASKSYSMTGWRIGFTAGPAPLIAAMNKIQSQSTSNPTSISQMAALEAYNGPQDYVKNVLSHFTERRAFIVKALNEIPGVTCFNPQGAFYVFPGVKGLLGRSCKGRLIDSSLTLCELLLDEARIAAVPGEAFGAPGYMRLSYATSMENITKGIERLSNFVKVLA